A genomic region of Caenorhabditis elegans chromosome V contains the following coding sequences:
- the ergo-1 gene encoding Piwi domain-containing protein (Confirmed by transcript evidence) yields the protein MKYDAALRACNVSDENLRVMTQILTKMTLQLSTETGDYVGEDGEVIVRPAPTIRNPGRNFKFVGLGAPADRYYFTSDGVELTVADYYLQKYNIRLRYPNLPCVLKKAPEQCGNKHSAMPLELVSYIVVPTRYGGFTMPDMRADMINKTTYTAQQRGKLLQHIIAQKSLSGIEPPVSNNDDYMKKHKLVMKREPIRVKATILPPPTLVYGDSVFHDEHHIGEWEAVTHDPPRQVLDGAVFRRKLYKSSEQPLMKRLMGSILLIQSPRQCRDFDYNQQGYHAIMRAIEDSGQPVLWADENKHSAVIQGELQFNQNQHGIEVIEQFLQNIKSTIGEYERDGEVIVPIVFAVFQARATVYSGNNNEYNDYNVLKYLADNKYGIHTQGILEKSLGVVGPSPKNCALTRLMVEKVLGKVGTTHRKLERGGAHKTWTIFTDPAKPTLVLGIDVSHPSTRDRETGNVLQKMSAATVVGNIDLDVTEFRASSRIQDTGVECLIDFSKEIDERIGEFIDHTGKRPAHIVVYRDGLSEGDFQKYLFEERVCIEERCLKIDTSFQPSITYIVVTKRHHTQFFLEDPSQGYESQGYNVLPGTLIEDAVTTNKYYDFFLSTQIGNEGCFRPTHYYVLHDTWTGKPDSFWPTVTHALTYNFCRSTTTVALPAPVLYAHLAAKRAKETLDGINTYKSVNNIYCDLESFGDLCEVNKDMNVNEKLEGMTFV from the exons ATGAAGTATGATGCTGCTCTCAGAGCATGTAATGTTTCCGACGAGAATCTTCGAGTCATGACTCAAATCTTGACAAAAATGACGCTCCAGCTGTCAACTGAAACTGGCGACTATGTCGGTGAGGACGGAGAAGTGATTGTTCGTCCGGCTCCAACAATCCGTAATCCTGGACGGAATTTCAAGTTTGTCGGGCTCGGAGCTCCGGCCGATCGATATTACTTCACTTCTGATGGAGTTGAGTTGACCGTCGCCGACTACTACCTCCAAAAGTATAACATTCGGCTTCGCTATCCAAATTTACCGTGTGTCCTGAAAAAAGCGCCGGAACAGTGTGGAAATAAGCATTCGGCGATGCCGTTGGAACTCGTCAGCTACATAGTCGTTCCGACGAGATACGGAGGATTTACGATGCCCGATATGAGGGCAGATATGATCAATAAGACTACGTATACAGCTCAGCAACGTGGAAAGCTTCTTCAACATATCATTGCTCAGAAGTCGCTGTCGGGAATCGAACCGCCCGTGTCGAACAACGATGATTACATGAAAAAGCATAAACTTGTCATGAAAAGGGAGCCGATCAGAGTTAAAGCCACAATCCTACCACCTCCAACTCTGGTTTATGGTGATTCTGTATTCCACGATGAGCATCATATCGGAGAATGGGAAGCTGTTACTCATGATCCACCGAGACAAGTTTTGGATGGTGCTGTGTTTCGGAGAAAACTCTATAAGTCTTCTGAGCAGCCGCTCATGAAGCGTCTCATGGGCTCGATTCTTCTGATTCAATCGCCGAGACAATGTAGAGATTTCGATTACAatca GCAAGGATATCACGCAATCATGAGAGCCATCGAAGACAGTGGTCAACCAGTGTTGTGGGCTGACGAGAATAAGCATTCGGCCGTGATCCAGGGAGAGCTCCAATTTAATCAAAATCAGCATGGAATCGAAGTAATTGAGCAATTCCTCCAAAATATCAAATCGACAATTGGCGAGTACGAACGAGACGGCGAAGTCATCGTTCCGATTGTTTTTGCCGTTTTCCAGGCGAGAGCCACTGTGTATTCTGGCAACAATAATGAGTATAATGATTATA atgttCTCAAGTATCTTGCCGATAACAAGTATGGAATCCACACTCAAGGAATTCTCGAGAAAAGTCTCGGAGTTGTTGGG cCTTCACCAAAGAATTGCGCCCTAACCCGATTGATGGTGGAAAAAGTGCTCGGAAAAGTCGGAACCACTCATCGCAAGCTTGAACGCGGCGGAGCTCACAAGACATGGACAATTTTCACAGATCCCGCCAAGCCAACGCTAGTTCTCGGAATCGACGTTTCTCATCCATCGACTCGTGATCGTGAGACTGGTAATGTACTTCAGAAAATGTCTGCAGCGACCGTCGTCGGAAATATTGATCTAGATGTCACCGAATTCCGAGCATCTTCAAGAATTCAGGATACAGGTGTCGAGTGTCTGATCGATTTCTCGAAAGAGATCGATGAACGAATCGGAGAGTTCATAGATCACACTGGGAAACGTCCAGCACATATTGTTGTCTATCGTGACGGGCTATCAGAGGGAGATTTCCAAAAGTACCTGTTCGaggagcgcgtttgcattgAGGAACGATGCCTTAAAATCGACACCTCATTCCAACCATCAATAACGTATATCGTAGTTACCAAGCGACATCATACTCAATTCTTCCTAGAAGATCCGAGTCAAGGATACGAATCACAGGGTTACAATGTCCTACCGGGAACTTTAATCGAAGACGCTGTTACCACCAACAAGTACTACGATTTCTTCCTCTCCACACAGATCGGCAATGAAGGATGTTTCCGTCCAACTCATTACTATGTGCTTCACGATACGTGGACCGGGAAGCCCGACTCGTTCTGGCCGACTGTCACGCATGCGTTGACCTATAATTTCTGTAGATCAACGACCACTGTCGCGTTGCCAGCGCCGGTGTTGTATGCTCATTTGGCGGCGAAACGTGCCAAGGAGACGCTGGATGGAATCAATACGTACAAGTC agtaaaTAATATCTACTGCGACCTCGAATCATTCGGAGACCTCTGCGAAGTCAACAAGGACATGAATGTCAACGAAAAGCTCGAAGGAATGACATTTGTCTAA
- the ergo-1 gene encoding Piwi domain-containing protein (Confirmed by transcript evidence) has translation MRAIEDSGQPVLWADENKHSAVIQGELQFNQNQHGIEVIEQFLQNIKSTIGEYERDGEVIVPIVFAVFQARATVYSGNNNEYNDYNVLKYLADNKYGIHTQGILEKSLGVVGPSPKNCALTRLMVEKVLGKVGTTHRKLERGGAHKTWTIFTDPAKPTLVLGIDVSHPSTRDRETGNVLQKMSAATVVGNIDLDVTEFRASSRIQDTGVECLIDFSKEIDERIGEFIDHTGKRPAHIVVYRDGLSEGDFQKYLFEERVCIEERCLKIDTSFQPSITYIVVTKRHHTQFFLEDPSQGYESQGYNVLPGTLIEDAVTTNKYYDFFLSTQIGNEGCFRPTHYYVLHDTWTGKPDSFWPTVTHALTYNFCRSTTTVALPAPVLYAHLAAKRAKETLDGINTYKSVNNIYCDLESFGDLCEVNKDMNVNEKLEGMTFV, from the exons ATGAGAGCCATCGAAGACAGTGGTCAACCAGTGTTGTGGGCTGACGAGAATAAGCATTCGGCCGTGATCCAGGGAGAGCTCCAATTTAATCAAAATCAGCATGGAATCGAAGTAATTGAGCAATTCCTCCAAAATATCAAATCGACAATTGGCGAGTACGAACGAGACGGCGAAGTCATCGTTCCGATTGTTTTTGCCGTTTTCCAGGCGAGAGCCACTGTGTATTCTGGCAACAATAATGAGTATAATGATTATA atgttCTCAAGTATCTTGCCGATAACAAGTATGGAATCCACACTCAAGGAATTCTCGAGAAAAGTCTCGGAGTTGTTGGG cCTTCACCAAAGAATTGCGCCCTAACCCGATTGATGGTGGAAAAAGTGCTCGGAAAAGTCGGAACCACTCATCGCAAGCTTGAACGCGGCGGAGCTCACAAGACATGGACAATTTTCACAGATCCCGCCAAGCCAACGCTAGTTCTCGGAATCGACGTTTCTCATCCATCGACTCGTGATCGTGAGACTGGTAATGTACTTCAGAAAATGTCTGCAGCGACCGTCGTCGGAAATATTGATCTAGATGTCACCGAATTCCGAGCATCTTCAAGAATTCAGGATACAGGTGTCGAGTGTCTGATCGATTTCTCGAAAGAGATCGATGAACGAATCGGAGAGTTCATAGATCACACTGGGAAACGTCCAGCACATATTGTTGTCTATCGTGACGGGCTATCAGAGGGAGATTTCCAAAAGTACCTGTTCGaggagcgcgtttgcattgAGGAACGATGCCTTAAAATCGACACCTCATTCCAACCATCAATAACGTATATCGTAGTTACCAAGCGACATCATACTCAATTCTTCCTAGAAGATCCGAGTCAAGGATACGAATCACAGGGTTACAATGTCCTACCGGGAACTTTAATCGAAGACGCTGTTACCACCAACAAGTACTACGATTTCTTCCTCTCCACACAGATCGGCAATGAAGGATGTTTCCGTCCAACTCATTACTATGTGCTTCACGATACGTGGACCGGGAAGCCCGACTCGTTCTGGCCGACTGTCACGCATGCGTTGACCTATAATTTCTGTAGATCAACGACCACTGTCGCGTTGCCAGCGCCGGTGTTGTATGCTCATTTGGCGGCGAAACGTGCCAAGGAGACGCTGGATGGAATCAATACGTACAAGTC agtaaaTAATATCTACTGCGACCTCGAATCATTCGGAGACCTCTGCGAAGTCAACAAGGACATGAATGTCAACGAAAAGCTCGAAGGAATGACATTTGTCTAA
- the ergo-1 gene encoding Piwi domain-containing protein (Partially confirmed by transcript evidence): MVEKVLGKVGTTHRKLERGGAHKTWTIFTDPAKPTLVLGIDVSHPSTRDRETGNVLQKMSAATVVGNIDLDVTEFRASSRIQDTGVECLIDFSKEIDERIGEFIDHTGKRPAHIVVYRDGLSEGDFQKYLFEERVCIEERCLKIDTSFQPSITYIVVTKRHHTQFFLEDPSQGYESQGYNVLPGTLIEDAVTTNKYYDFFLSTQIGNEGCFRPTHYYVLHDTWTGKPDSFWPTVTHALTYNFCRSTTTVALPAPVLYAHLAAKRAKETLDGINTYKSVNNIYCDLESFGDLCEVNKDMNVNEKLEGMTFV, from the exons ATGGTGGAAAAAGTGCTCGGAAAAGTCGGAACCACTCATCGCAAGCTTGAACGCGGCGGAGCTCACAAGACATGGACAATTTTCACAGATCCCGCCAAGCCAACGCTAGTTCTCGGAATCGACGTTTCTCATCCATCGACTCGTGATCGTGAGACTGGTAATGTACTTCAGAAAATGTCTGCAGCGACCGTCGTCGGAAATATTGATCTAGATGTCACCGAATTCCGAGCATCTTCAAGAATTCAGGATACAGGTGTCGAGTGTCTGATCGATTTCTCGAAAGAGATCGATGAACGAATCGGAGAGTTCATAGATCACACTGGGAAACGTCCAGCACATATTGTTGTCTATCGTGACGGGCTATCAGAGGGAGATTTCCAAAAGTACCTGTTCGaggagcgcgtttgcattgAGGAACGATGCCTTAAAATCGACACCTCATTCCAACCATCAATAACGTATATCGTAGTTACCAAGCGACATCATACTCAATTCTTCCTAGAAGATCCGAGTCAAGGATACGAATCACAGGGTTACAATGTCCTACCGGGAACTTTAATCGAAGACGCTGTTACCACCAACAAGTACTACGATTTCTTCCTCTCCACACAGATCGGCAATGAAGGATGTTTCCGTCCAACTCATTACTATGTGCTTCACGATACGTGGACCGGGAAGCCCGACTCGTTCTGGCCGACTGTCACGCATGCGTTGACCTATAATTTCTGTAGATCAACGACCACTGTCGCGTTGCCAGCGCCGGTGTTGTATGCTCATTTGGCGGCGAAACGTGCCAAGGAGACGCTGGATGGAATCAATACGTACAAGTC agtaaaTAATATCTACTGCGACCTCGAATCATTCGGAGACCTCTGCGAAGTCAACAAGGACATGAATGTCAACGAAAAGCTCGAAGGAATGACATTTGTCTAA
- the pei-2 gene encoding BTB domain-containing protein (Confirmed by transcript evidence) has protein sequence MSLKWIYERHLNDHKACKILQGLTLGSMTYAELVNLRNSLIQTAIPVTIGRCVRLKRRENDTLDIVFTYGESSGYQKPGIKPTITSSFTMNNDPTSGAGTPSTKTSRSPSNKFDDAISESWNVNLDDCNTAMSFNDEDLKRLGIEKSKKMKKKEQEEM, from the exons ATGTCGTTGAAGTGGATCTACGAGCGTCATCTCAACGATCACAAGGCGTGCAAGATTCTGCAAGGTCTGACGCTCGGCTCGATGACCTACGCGGAGCTGGTGAATTTGCGAAATTCGTTGATTCAAACCGCGATTCCTGTGACAATCGGAAGATGTGTTCGTTTGAAGCGTCGGGAGAACGATACG cTCGACATTGTGTTCACCTACGGCGAATCTTCAGGATATCAGAAACCGGGCATCAA gccAACGATCACATCCTCGTTCACCATGAATAATGACCCAACGTCTGGCGCCGGGACACCATCTACGAAGACTAG tcgttCCCCAAGCAACAAGTTCGACGATGCAATCTCCGAGTCTTGGAACGTCAA tctCGATGATTGCAACACGGCCATGTCGTTCAACGACGAAGACCTGAAACGTCTtggaatcgaaaaatcgaagaagatgaagaagaaggagcAGGAAGAGatgtag
- the pei-2 gene encoding SAM domain-containing protein (Confirmed by transcript evidence) codes for MNNDPTSGAGTPSTKTSRSPSNKFDDAISESWNVNLDDCNTAMSFNDEDLKRLGIEKSKKMKKKEQEEM; via the exons ATGAATAATGACCCAACGTCTGGCGCCGGGACACCATCTACGAAGACTAG tcgttCCCCAAGCAACAAGTTCGACGATGCAATCTCCGAGTCTTGGAACGTCAA tctCGATGATTGCAACACGGCCATGTCGTTCAACGACGAAGACCTGAAACGTCTtggaatcgaaaaatcgaagaagatgaagaagaaggagcAGGAAGAGatgtag